The sequence GGCAGCCCGGTCACGTACGTTCCCCTGACTGCGAACACGCACCTCCCTGCAGCGAAGGAGCACGAGAGACATGCCGGGCACTGTGACGATGTACAGCACCACGTGGTGCGGCTACTGCCGCCGGCTCAAGGGCCAGATGGACCGTGAGGGCATCACGTACGACGAGATCAACATCGAGCACGACCCGGCGTCCGCGGCGTTCGTGGAGAAGGCGAACGGCGGAAACCAGACAGTTCCCACGGTTGTCGTTGTTCCCTCCAACGGTAGCGCAGAAAGCGTGATGACGAACCCCTCCCTCGCTCAGGTGAAGCAGGCACTAGCCGGTATCTGATCACTGCTTCGTAGCACGAAAAAGCCCCGCTAGAACCGCAATAGGTTCTGCGGGGCTTTCGCATGCCATAAACCAGAGTTGCGGAAAGCGGCGAAGCCTTTAGTTGATAAAATGGGACTATCAACCAAGAAAGGAGAAAGGAATGCCTACACCCCGCAAGTCATCACCCCTCATGATGAGTTTTGCCTTAACCCCGGAAGACAAGAGCAACGTTGTTGCCTCAGCCGACGTAAGGCAGATCTCACGTAGTGCTCTCATCCGTCACGCGTTACGGAACCTCTTCGTAAGCGACGGACTGACCGTCACCTCGAAAGAACCCGAAACCGAGTAACCACCAACACAAGATAGGAGTAACCATGGAAATCTTGTTTGCCGTCTGCGGAGCGTTAATGCTCCTCGCCCTGACCCTCAAAATCGCAGGGTTCCTTTTTAGCCGACAGTTCAACCAAGAGGTTCAGAGCCTTACCGAGTCCATCCGTAACTACGAGAAGCCGAGGCGATAGCTCATGCACATCACCACTGCCACACCGAAGCCCCCTAAGACCTCGGTCAAGGCCCGTGAAGAAAAAGACCGCTTATGAGTGGGCTCTCGCTGCTTGATTTATTTTGTGGCGGGGGTGGCTCATCATATGGAGCCGCACTCGTTCCTGGTGTAACCGTAAAAATGGCGGCCAACCATTGGCCCGTTGCTATTGATGTCCACCAACTAAACCACCCCAATACAGACCACGACTGTGCCGATATCTCGCAGGTAGATCCAAGGCGCTACCCCACTACCGAATTGATGTGGAGTAGTCCCTCTTGCACGAACCATTCCGTAGCGCAGGGAAGGTCAAGACAGGAGTCCGCTGAGGACGCAGACGCCGAACGTAGCCGATCAACGATGTGGGACGTTCAGCGCTTCACGGAGTACCACCGCTACCGGTTCGTCTTTGTTGAGAACGTCGTGGAGGTCCGCAAGTGGTCGGGATTCCGTGGCTGGAAGATCTCGATGGAAGACACGGGCTACTGCCTCCACGAAGTCTTCCTGAATGCTGCGTTCGCGGGTCAACTTGGGCCGGCCGCTGCTCAATGGCGCGATCGGTGGTTCTGTCTCGCTCATCCCAAAGGCACACCGTGCCCAGACACCGAGCGCTGGACATGTCCCACCGCATGGTGCGAATCCTGCGGCTCGACGCGGGAGACCTATCAGGCTTGGAAAAACCCCGAGAAGCAAGCGGGCAAGTACCGCGCGCAGTACCTCTACCGGTGCCGCACCTGCAACGGGGTCACGGAGCCTCTGACGCGACCAGCGAGCGACATCATCGATTGGTCAGATCTCGGGAGCCGTATCGGGGACCGGAAGCGCCCTCTTGCCGA is a genomic window of Streptomyces sp. NBC_00414 containing:
- a CDS encoding mycoredoxin, which codes for MPGTVTMYSTTWCGYCRRLKGQMDREGITYDEINIEHDPASAAFVEKANGGNQTVPTVVVVPSNGSAESVMTNPSLAQVKQALAGI
- a CDS encoding DNA cytosine methyltransferase produces the protein MSGLSLLDLFCGGGGSSYGAALVPGVTVKMAANHWPVAIDVHQLNHPNTDHDCADISQVDPRRYPTTELMWSSPSCTNHSVAQGRSRQESAEDADAERSRSTMWDVQRFTEYHRYRFVFVENVVEVRKWSGFRGWKISMEDTGYCLHEVFLNAAFAGQLGPAAAQWRDRWFCLAHPKGTPCPDTERWTCPTAWCESCGSTRETYQAWKNPEKQAGKYRAQYLYRCRTCNGVTEPLTRPASDIIDWSDLGSRIGDRKRPLAEKTLNRIKIGLERYGPALVPVEGRDGKQPFALDVPMRTITARNETGLMIPDAFIAELRGGSSTARSVSVPLATVTASGNHHGLVVPYYSQGVTRPTSDPLRTVTTVDTAALVRAQASVEDCLFRMLSPQEYAAAMEFPSDYNWAEDRLSKRVRVRLAGNAVAPNCARDLVACAVETIT